One genomic segment of Trichoplusia ni isolate ovarian cell line Hi5 chromosome 5, tn1, whole genome shotgun sequence includes these proteins:
- the LOC113494295 gene encoding ornithine decarboxylase 2-like yields MKVVEEEQLITVMDGPWSPTSLIREIVESGTQEDPFYIMDMGEVVARYQRWKELMPRVEPFYAVKCNDDKLLVSTLAALGTGFDCASKAEIELVTSIGVAPERIIFANPAKMASHIRYASAVGVDVMTFDSETELVKIKQYMPHAQLVIRIRCDAAAAQCPLGIKFGCDPVTEAPRLLKYAAVLGLEVIGVSFHVGSGASETEVYARAIGLSRALFAVGHNVGHKAMRLLDIGGGFPGGTHTSIKEVAEVINAALEDQFPERAVRVIAEPGRYFAAAAYTLATMVHAKREITSNDPDAETHTMYFINDGVYGSFNCVLYDHQSVVAEPLSAGGRVGACSVWGPTCDGLDCVLPAARLPALAAGDWLVFRDMGAYTLPVASPFNGFPVPTVRPVVDTRLACMLKELRPLSASQFASSRAQPPAAGGAGGAPPASAPPAPPPAAPPALPPVFVECALK; encoded by the exons ATGAAGGTCGTAGAAGAGGAACAGCTGATCACCGTGATGGACGGGCCGTGGTCCCCGACCAGCCTGATCCGGGAGATCGTGGAGAGCGGCACGCAGGAGGACCCCTTCTACATCATGGACATGGGCGAGGTGGTCGCGCGCTACCAGCGCTGGAAGGAACTCATGCCAAGGGTCGAGCCCTTCTACG CTGTGAAGTGCAACGACGACAAGTTGTTGGTGAGCACGCTGGCGGCGCTGGGTACCGGCTTCGACTGCGCGTCCAAGGCTGAGATAGAACTCGTCACCTCCATCGGCGTGGCTCCCGA GCGTATAATATTCGCGAACCCAGCCAAGATGGCGTCGCACATCCGCTACGCGTCCGCCGTGGGCGTGGACGTCATGACCTTCGACTCCGAGACCGAGCTCGTTAAGATCAAACAATACATGCCGCACGCACA GCTAGTGATCCGCATTCGTTGCGACGCGGCGGCCGCGCAGTGTCCTCTGGGCATCAAGTTCGGCTGCGACCCCGTCACCGAAGCCCCCAGGCTGCTGAAGTACGCAGCTGTGCTCGGACTCGAG GTGATCGGCGTGTCGTTCCACGTGGGCAGCGGTGCGTCCGAGACGGAAGTGTACGCGCGCGCCATCGGACTGTCGCGCGCGCTGTTCGCCGTCGGACACAACGTGGGACACAAGGCCATGCGTCTACTGGACATCGGGGGAGGCTTCCCCGGCGGGACACACACCTCTATCAAAGAG GTGGCCGAGGTAATCAACGCGGCTCTAGAGGACCAGTTCCCCGAGCGCGCAGTGCGTGTGATCGCAGAGCCGGGCCGGTACTTCGCGGCCGCCGCCTACACGCTCGCCACCATGGTGCACGCCAAGCGAGAG ATAACATCGAACGACCCGGACGCTGAGACGCACACGATGTACTTCATCAACGACGGCGTGTACGGGTCCTTCAACTGCGTGTTGTACGACCACCAGAGTGTGGTGGCGGAGCCCCTGTCGGCGGGCGGGCGCGTGGGCGCGTGCTCGGTGTGGGGCCCGACGTGCGACGGGCTGGACTGCGTGCTGCCCGCCGCGCGCCTGCCCGCGCTGGCCGCCGGCGACTGGCTCGTGTTCCGCGACATGGGCGCCTACACGCTGCCCGTCGCCTCGCCCTTCAACGGCTTCCCTGTGCCCACTGTGCGACCCGTCGTCGATACACGCCTCGC GTGTATGTTGAAGGAGTTGCGCCCGCTGAGCGCGTCGCAGTTCGCGTCGTCGCGGGCGCAGCCcccggcggcgggcggggcTGGGGGCGCGCCCCCGGCctccgcgccccccgcgcccccgccggccgcgccccccgcgctcCCGCCCGTGTTCGTGGAGTGCGCGCTCAAGTGA